The proteins below are encoded in one region of Fibrella aestuarina BUZ 2:
- a CDS encoding aspartate kinase, with the protein MHVFKFGGASVRDAAGIRNVGRIISQTIADGAELLVVVSAMGKTTNALEEVVVSHMAGRADEAQLRWQNVVIAHELIVAEFELSEALLAPVRETFATVATQLTTPAMQGYDEVYDQIVSMGEIISTQLLAAYLTHLGLPVQWTDARQLIRTDDTFREGRVDWTTTETQIQSLMATKPGLVLTQGFIGGTPTGGTTTLGREGSDYSAAIFAYCTQAQDVTIWKDVPGVLNADPRYFDETVLLPSLTYQDATELAYYGATVIHPKTIKPLQNKGIPLYVRSFVQPDQPGTMVGGPPVPNPTPSFIFKVNQLLISLHPTDFSFIAEDNLSLIFGLFAEAGVKINLMQNTALNFSVVVDSRPERIPDLLERLREHFRVTYNEALELITIRHYDQSTIDRVLVGKTMLLEQKSRITVQLVVRDEGGN; encoded by the coding sequence ATGCACGTATTCAAATTCGGTGGCGCTTCGGTGCGCGACGCGGCTGGTATTCGTAATGTAGGCCGCATCATCAGTCAAACCATTGCCGACGGAGCCGAGTTGCTGGTTGTCGTTTCGGCAATGGGCAAAACCACCAACGCGCTCGAAGAGGTTGTTGTCAGCCATATGGCGGGTCGCGCCGATGAAGCACAGCTTCGGTGGCAGAACGTGGTGATTGCGCATGAGTTGATCGTGGCCGAATTTGAACTGTCCGAAGCGCTGCTGGCACCGGTCAGGGAGACATTTGCGACGGTAGCCACGCAACTGACCACACCCGCGATGCAAGGCTACGACGAAGTCTACGACCAGATCGTGTCGATGGGCGAGATCATCTCAACGCAACTGCTGGCGGCCTACCTGACCCACCTCGGCTTACCCGTGCAGTGGACCGATGCCCGACAGCTGATTCGTACAGACGACACATTCCGTGAAGGTCGCGTTGACTGGACTACGACCGAGACACAGATTCAGTCGCTGATGGCCACCAAACCCGGACTGGTGCTAACACAAGGCTTTATTGGCGGTACCCCAACCGGCGGAACGACGACCCTCGGCCGCGAAGGTTCCGACTACTCGGCGGCGATCTTCGCCTACTGCACGCAGGCGCAGGACGTGACCATCTGGAAGGACGTACCTGGCGTGCTGAACGCCGATCCGCGCTATTTTGACGAGACGGTGCTGCTGCCCTCGCTGACGTACCAGGACGCCACGGAACTAGCCTATTATGGCGCGACGGTCATTCACCCGAAAACCATTAAACCGCTTCAGAATAAGGGCATACCGCTTTATGTGCGGTCGTTTGTGCAGCCTGACCAGCCGGGAACGATGGTGGGCGGCCCACCCGTGCCGAATCCAACGCCTTCGTTTATCTTCAAGGTAAATCAGCTGTTGATCTCGCTGCACCCAACCGATTTTTCCTTTATCGCGGAAGACAACCTGAGCCTGATTTTTGGCTTGTTTGCCGAAGCGGGCGTGAAGATCAACCTGATGCAGAACACGGCGCTCAACTTTTCCGTCGTGGTCGATTCGCGCCCTGAGCGCATCCCCGATCTGCTCGAACGGCTCCGCGAACACTTCCGCGTTACCTACAACGAAGCCCTCGAACTCATCACGATCCGGCATTACGACCAAAGCACCATCGACCGGGTACTCGTGGGAAAGACCATGTTGCTGGAACAAAAAAGCCGCATCACCGTGCAGTTGGTGGTGCGGGATGAAGGGGGGAATTAG
- a CDS encoding PorP/SprF family type IX secretion system membrane protein: protein MALRYTFLGVLMLLGNLSAWAQDPQFTQFYAAPQYLNPAFAGSALAPRATINYRNQWPAITNYVTTVVGVDHFIPKLNSGIGVMFISDNQGQGAVQSTEFAAQYAYQFQVGEASFVRLGVQGSYVNRNVNYFGLTFGDQFSTSGIIRDKTSDPVVLAGAPVNKYLDFSTGGLFYSDWFWVGLSAHHINRPDQSFFSATSGSRLPIKGSLQAGLRIPLQGITGYGDEMDREISISPVVNYKFQGKYDQLDIGTYLTYSPITVGVYYRGIPFKKYDQRINNHDAFAGLIGYRADKFSIGYSYDATISTLGFASGGSHEISLSYIFDRPESNRDRYKPKKGMLSCPKF from the coding sequence TGTCGGCCTGGGCACAGGACCCTCAGTTTACGCAGTTCTATGCGGCTCCGCAGTACCTCAATCCGGCTTTTGCAGGCTCGGCGCTGGCACCACGAGCCACCATCAATTATCGTAACCAGTGGCCTGCCATTACCAATTACGTCACTACGGTCGTCGGCGTTGACCATTTCATCCCGAAATTGAATAGTGGTATCGGCGTGATGTTCATCAGCGACAACCAGGGACAGGGTGCCGTGCAGTCAACAGAGTTTGCTGCGCAATATGCATACCAGTTTCAGGTGGGCGAGGCATCGTTTGTCCGGCTCGGGGTGCAGGGCAGCTACGTCAACCGGAATGTCAACTACTTCGGGCTGACGTTTGGCGATCAGTTTTCGACCAGCGGCATCATTCGCGATAAAACCTCCGATCCAGTCGTGCTGGCGGGCGCGCCAGTCAATAAGTATCTCGATTTCTCGACGGGCGGCCTTTTTTACTCCGACTGGTTCTGGGTGGGGCTGTCGGCGCACCACATCAACCGGCCCGACCAGAGTTTCTTCTCGGCCACCAGCGGAAGCCGACTGCCCATTAAGGGAAGCCTACAGGCTGGCCTGCGCATTCCGTTGCAGGGCATAACGGGCTATGGTGATGAGATGGACCGCGAAATCAGCATTTCACCGGTCGTCAATTATAAGTTTCAGGGTAAATACGACCAGCTCGATATCGGTACGTACCTGACTTACTCGCCTATTACGGTGGGCGTGTATTACCGGGGAATTCCCTTCAAAAAGTACGATCAGCGGATCAATAACCACGACGCATTTGCGGGGCTGATTGGCTACCGGGCCGATAAATTCTCGATTGGTTATAGCTACGATGCTACTATCTCTACGCTGGGTTTCGCCAGCGGGGGCTCACACGAGATTTCACTTTCCTACATCTTCGACCGCCCCGAAAGCAACCGGGACCGCTACAAGCCGAAGAAAGGCATGTTGTCATGCCCCAAGTTTTAG